The proteins below are encoded in one region of Ostrea edulis chromosome 3, xbOstEdul1.1, whole genome shotgun sequence:
- the LOC125673170 gene encoding pancreatic triacylglycerol lipase-like, which produces MGQHSTHHYYCHRGAVCSGVGKRGDETNMSSILTNNEAMVRATSLCFAILAVKMCMSKRFNKHPESTEGMKLKNVWFEGVDKISENTALPKSFDRTKETDVIIHGYLVDTSLPAIRDLADTLRQRKHNVLLIDWALGAGVNYAQSASNVQTVGAYVYRFLEKNKIPLDKVHIIGQGLGAHAAAEAGKHSKGKIGRITGLDPASPLFETSKFAINKESAQFVDIIHTDARPFGYGMKKRCGHLDIYVNGGRRQPGCTYNPKNPVKIHTLKKVTFHKACGHLKAVGYYVESISDKCKLRACECTYMKFLASKCTPNKCVFWGYDAKKGSEGMYYGVTATAYPYCRTNGSE; this is translated from the exons ATGGGACAACATTCGACTCATCATTATTACTGTCACCGCGGAGCTG tGTGTAGTGGAGTTGGCAAAC GTGGTGACGAGACCAATATGTCATCCATTTTGACCAATAATGAAG CAATGGTCAGAGCGACCAGTTTATGCTTTGCAATTTTGGCCGTCAAGATGTGTATGAGCAAACGCTTCAATAAACACCCAGAGAGCACTGAGGGAATGAAGCTGAAAAATGTTTGGTTTGAAGGGGTGGATAAAATATCAGAGAACACTGCCCTTCCGAAGAGTTTTGATCGAACCAAGGAGACTGACGTCATTATCCATGGCTACTTGGTGGATACGTCACTTCCAGCTATACGAGACCTTGCAGACACCCTTAGACAG AGGAAACACAATGTTTTGCTGATTGACTGGGCCTTGGGAGCGGGAGTGAACTACGCTCAATCCGCCTCTAACGTTCAAACGGTCGGGGCTTACGTCTATAGATTTCTGGAAAAGAATAAGATTCCGTTGGACAAGGTCCATATCATCGGTCAAGGCTTGGGAGCACACGCTGCTGCAGAGGCAGGGAAACATTCCAAGGGAAAGATCGGTCGTATTACAG GTTTAGACCCAGCCAGTCCGTTATTTGAAACTTCAAAGTTTGCAATCAACAAAGAAAGCGCCCAATTTGTAGACATCATTCACACGGATGCGCGACCGTTTG GTTATGGAATGAAGAAAAGATGCGGCCATCTTGATATCTACGTCAATGGTGGAAGAAGACAACCAGGATGTACCTATAACCCGAAAAACCCTGTTAAGATTCATACTCTAAAAA AGGTAACATTCCACAAAGCCTGTGGACATTTGAAAGCTGTAGGATATTACGTGGAGTCGATCTCGGACAAGTGTAAACTCCGAGCCTGTGAATGCAcatatatgaaatttcttgcGTCTAAATGTACTCCTAACAAGTGTGTGTTCTGGGGTTATGATGCTAAGAAAGGATCTGAAGGAATGTACTACGGCGTTACCGCCACCGCCTACCCGTACTGTCGAACAAACGGTTCCGAGTAG